The genomic DNA AAACATTCCTTCAATACATgaatacatggtgtgtgtgtgtgtgtgtgtgtgtgtgtgtgtgtgtgtgtgtgtgtgtgcgtgttgctggggattgaacccactgacttttttttttttttttttttttggtttttccagacagggtttctctgtgtatctttggagcctatcctggcactcgctctggagaccagactgcctcgaactcacagagatccgtctgcctctgcctcccgagtgctgggattaaaggcgtgtgccaccaacgcccggcacccACAACCTTATTTTGCATGGTGGGCAAACAGTCTACTACTATTGCTACAGAATTCCAGCCCTCTTTCAATAAATATGGAGCCCTTCCTGAGACTATAGAAGATTAACTCATCCCTGAAGGAATTTACAGTCTAGTAGAACAAAAAGAGAGGTAATCAGAATATGACTGTCCTAAATGCAAAACCAGATATAGGCACAGAGTAATTAGAAAGCTCTGCAGAAGGGTatcattcaatttaaaaaaaaaaatccttttatttAAAGTCATCAAATGCAGCACTTGTAAAAATAAGAAAGGCACCTGCTTGTGCTTGTCAAGGTTCACAAAAAGGAGTGGAAtgaaaataactgaagaaaccaacaaaagaaaaagaattagaaacaagactatcAGTTTCAATGTTAACATTTTTAGTCTCAACTGACAGTTGTGAAATTCATTCTGACAAAGGGTATTAGGTTATGTCTAACAGTTAAGCAAAACCACACTTCGGCAACTAATTTCCAATTTTCTCTAACTTTATTAAACTCAAATATGTAAATCTTAAACACGTTTTTCAAACTTTACACAAACTGAAATGCTATGGGCAAAATTCCCAGTGCCACACCTCTTGAGGCCACATCAAAAGAGAAAGTCAAACTGTTCGGagatacagaacacaaaataaaggCTGTCTGTCTAGGAAAACAGCAATAGTGGTCTACTTCCTCCTTTGATAATTTCTCTTCCTGGTACAGGACCAGGATGGTTATCAAATATCCCAAGTCCCCTGATCTTCAGTCCCTGAGATCTACAACAGAACTAGCAAAGAAACTGtctgagggggtggggaggagtgaGGGGAAGAGTGTAAACTTACCCAAGCCTTGGCACCGGGGTTGTTGTGCAGGGACGAGTAGCCCCGGGTGGGTCAGAGCTGATAATCGCTCGCCTTAGGCAGTCcgggctcctcttccagaggccccGCGCCCCGGGCAGGTCCTGATACCTCAGGTTCCTCACCTGGGCATCGGCCGCTCGGGGCGCAGGGGGATGCCCGGGACTTCCGAGGGGTGGCGAAAAGGTGCTCACCTCGGCGGGCTGACCCCACCGGTTGCCTCGGGCCGCACCCGAGGTACCTCGACCCAGAACACAAAAGCACGGCCACTCCGGTCGCCGCTTCTCCCCTCCGGCGGGAGCTGCCCGGGCGGAAAGCGGGCGCCGCTCGGAGCGCTGCTGCAACTATCTCCGATCGTCGCCGGTAGCTGGCTGCACCCACCTCACGCTGCCGAGGCCCCTCTCACACCCTATTGAGCACGGAGAACGCCGTCTGGTCCACTCGCTACCTCCGAGTCTCCGCCTCAGGCCCGCGGAGCGCTCAAACACCGCCGGGCCCGCCCAGTCCGGACAGCGCGCGCGCGTGTCCACAGTCAGAGGGCCGGCCACCGCGCGTACCCCGCCCGGCGCGTGCCCGCAAGTCCCCGGAGAGCGTCTCCACATGCGCAATGGGGCGGGGCTAAGACGCGGGGGCGCGCCCAGACGGACGTGGCACGTTCGGCCCCGCCCTTCTCATCACGTCCCGGCAGCCTGCGCGCGCCCGCGAGCTTGAGTTCGCGAACTCGGTCTAGTAGCGGAACCCGGAGGCGGGAGGCGGGGCGAGACGAGACGAGGGGCGGAGCCGGCTGGTAGGCGGGGCCCATCCTGGGAGGTGGGCGAGGCTCCTGAAGCCGCGCTGCAGCCACGTCCATCGGTACCCCGGTAAGGCCGCCCGGCTTGGAGATTTTCAGGGTGCCAGACATGTCCGAGGTAAAGAGCCGGAAGAAGCCGGGGCCCAAGGGGCCTGCCGCTGAGCCCGAGAAGCTGAGCGACGGCAGGAAGAACCCCGAGGCGCGGGGCGGCGCGGGTTGGGCGGACCCTCGCACCGGGCTCAGCCTGCTATCGCTGGCGGCGTGCCTCGGCCTGGCCTGGTAAGTGCTCGATGCCGCAGGCGGTGGGTCGAGCCTCGCGTGGGCGCCAACCCACTCTCGCTTGAATGCGCTCCTTTAACTCTGTTCTGCCAGCATGCTCCTGTCGATGCCCCCGAAAGTTTGGGAAGGAGTCACCCGAGACTCGGCCCACGCTTTATTCCGCGCCTGCTGTACACACGCCACAGGTTTGCACATAGCTAAAAACCGCTACTTCCCGTCCACTCTGCAGCTTTGTGCCCACAAAAAGCACACAAGAGAAATGTCTGCAgcctaaaaaaaaataacaagtttGTTGTTGGTGAGCAACAAATGCTCATGAGTCTTTCTCCTATTTAGAGCAATGTGCCTACATTAAAACTGTagtccttttttaaagatttatttttatttatgtatgtgtgtcagtgtgtatgtgcacctgtgtgcaggtGCGCAAGGAGCccacaagagggtgtcagatcccaggAGCTGAGGTTGCAAATAGTTGTAAGCCACAGACATGCATGCTCTTAACATTCAAGCCGTCTCTAACCCGGAGACTGTAGTCTTAACTCCTAAGTAACAGGTTGAATGGTATGTAGCGCTGTAAAGGACACTTGTTCTCACTTAAGCCTAAATATTCATAGTTTTCAAGCCAAGCATATATTGGTGATGCATTAGTGTAATATGAAATAATCTTTAAGTAAGACCGATTGTGTTCTTCCATATTTCTTAGGAATAACCTACTTCATCTTCATAACAAGACTGATACCTTATTACGTTTTTCATCATCAATAATTTAGTAAGAGAAACTCAGAAGAGACTCTAGATATCCTTCAGGCTAGAATATTTTTGATGCTAGTACATTTCCATTTTAGTTTACTGGTAACACTCCAAATCCTGGGGTTTTGGAGGGTAcatggtttgtttggttttttttaatttatttattctgcctgcatgtgtctcttcGTGCCacaagagggcgccagatcccacaatagatggttgtgagccaccatgtggttgctgggaattgaactcagggccttcggaagagcagccagtgagtgctcttaacctctgagccatctctccagcccaagtagttgggtttttttgagacaggatcataggtagcctaggctggactggaactcactatgtagctcaggatcataggtagcctaggctggactggaactcactatgtagctaaggatcaTATTGAACCcctgctcctcctgtctctacctcccaagttctaagATTACAGGCATTGGCTACCATACGATGTTTGAATATTGGTCTgttgggtttttgggtttttttttttcttccggtTAATAAAAATTTGTTAAAATGAAATGGGGATcattgttctcttttaaaagaattttatttaatgatgGTATTAATATTTGTGGAAGATATTAATTTTGATCCTGAGATAATAAATGTGTTGGATTTGCAGTTTTAAATAAACTACTCATGCCTTAAAAATGTGTGAgcttttttaaggaaaagaaggCTTGTTACATTGTAATATAACTGAGTTGGTTcactctagggcagtggttctcaacctgtaggtcacagcccctttggggtcacatattagatatttaaattatgattcataacaatagcaaaactatagttatgaagtagcaatcaaagtaattttatggttggggggtccccacaacatgaagaactgtaataaagggtcacagcattaggagagTTGAGGCTTTATAAAAATGGTTTTAGCTGCTAAATTTATTAATGTAGTTCCCATTAATTAGAGAAAGCCTCATAATTCATGAAGTAAACTATATCACAAAGCATTCAGCTTTTCAGTAACTCTATTAGAGTTCAAAAAAATTTTCagtagggccagcaagatgacttatCTGGTAATGGCACTTGCCCTGCAAAGCCAAAGAAGACCTGAATTTCATCCCCTACAGCCACACAGTGGGAAGAAGAGAATCCAGTCCTAAaagctatcctctgacttccatgccaCCACCTGACCTAATTCCCTTTCTAtcttaacttatattaccaacccaaaactattttttagacctcaaaacattttcttagataaacaatttaagcctTTATGTCTCTCAACTTTACATACTTTAAACGTCCTTTGTAAAGTTTctcttctgaatttggtaacaaggaaaactgtaactgtaaCGTCTAATCTTCAGCCCCAACACAGACCCAAGAAGGATCTAtttattacctgagtaaacaggaagtgcatagtaaacaactttcaaaaatatagaaatgacaaagacatcTAGCTACCTGAACCCAAGTTTCCCCAGCAACATTGGGCTATCCATCTTCAGCCTTACAGACCTAGAAtatttgacagacttttctgtgaagcaagaaGTTTGAAGGACTGTtgtaccttgtcttggcaaaatttAGCAATCGCTTTCTTTTGTgccctgtttgtccaatttggacagcatactgtcagcaattAAGGCAAGGGCACTTTATTGCCCAGTAGCTAACTTtgccacaacaaaaacaaactctatttggaggttcttcaatgcccagcatccttttttgaagtaaattggtactgccaggagcagacgtgtctcattgtcatgaaagccttaggttattgacacatgttaaatgccatattctgaaggtgTCTGAAGTGTTTAAAGaccacctgtctatctaaaatatatctctatttAACCTTTAAAAAACGTATCTAACAcaactacaagtttgattattatagatgactaacgactaacctgtatttcttaattatacattacatattttaaatgagctgcataggtacaatatcttaagagtagaaatatatacagcttaacaaaaaaaccttaatttgtttaaatatacaaaaatatgttaaacaaagagtagaaacatatagtGTAACATGAGACaaatattgggattcaagctgagagtcagataagcaaagcaactTGCCACTAGCTCTTTCctgtacctcagactgaaatggcaatcctgttttcaccaagcctcagactgcggtcctagactgctgcctctcctcaacttGGCTAGAGACAAATTCTCTCATGagacccttttcttctttttatacctccctagtgctgagattaaaggcatgtgatcccaagtgctgagatcacctttgtgtgagctgtttctctttaggactgggtcaGTTTTGTGTAACTCAGTTAGATcagtctgcctgtctcctgagtcctgggtttaagagtgtgtgccaccaacaccaacCCTATGGCTAGGTAGTATGGtggctgggattaagggtgtgtatcaccactgcctgatctctatagttccttgctggctttgcatcctgaaccctcatgaaagctttattaaatcataaataatatatcaccacagtatagagtatgttctaacaaaaataaccttaaatttgtatcaatatacagaaatccataccaatgtaaaatatggtctacagagtgagttcgttccaggacagccggggctacacagaaactTGGTCTcaatgagaaaacacacacacagagttctctAAAGCACAGAATTGTtaggatatatatatgtatgtatgcatgtatgtatgtatgtatgtatgtatgtatgtgatagatatatagatatatatataaaaaatgtgtgtgtttatacatatatacatatatatatatatatatatatatatatatagtttgttAGACTGGCTTATGGATTGTGTTCTGGGTAGTCCAGTGGCTGTCTCACAACAGAAAGTCTGAGAATACAGTGATTGTTCAATACTTGAGACTGGATATCTCAGTAGTCTAAATGTGGCACTGAAACACTGGAGGATTCCTAGAGAGATGCTGGTCTATAGTCTACATTGGAATCCTAAAGAAGCTGAATTTAATACCAGCCTCAGCAACAGAATAGATAAACTTGTCagaaagcaggcaaaaagcaaagttTCCATCTTCCATAaccttttatgtgggctgccaccaggAGTGGCCCAGACTTAGGGTGAGTCTCCCTCCTTCAAATAAactgattaagaaaatccctcacaggagtAACAGAAGCTTGGGTTTAGTGGATTCCAGATGTAGGCAAGTTGACAACCAATATTAGCtatcatacacacattcacaaataaataatagtgtGCTTTCAGAGAGTTAAAATGTTAGAATTAAGGCATGTGAAATGGCCCAAGGGTATTTACCACCAAATGTGGTAAGTACAACCTCTGGGgcttacatggtggaaggaaagaaccaacatCCAAAGGTTGCCCTTAGACCTCTCCTCACCAGGAGTGGTATAGGTAACCACACACATAGTAattcctccagaagagcagcctggTGCCCTCATCCACTGAgcaagcaatctctccagcccaaggatagctttggttttgttttttttttcttttttgcttctctCTTTACTATTTACCAGATGAAGAGAAAACTCctgttttgtttgcatatgtgCTGGCTTCAAACCTGAGGTCTTTGACATGTCAGATAAGCACCCtacctaccactgagctataccctctGCCctgatttcattttatgtgtaggtgtgtgggtgtgtgggtgtgcatgtgagtgcatgtgcatgtgtgtggaggccagaggtcaacctctaTCATCTCTCTTCAGAAGCCAGcaaccttgttttttgagacagggtttcccaccAAGATCTGCTATGGCTGACTGGTTCTCATGTGTCTGCTTTCTTGACTCTGGGATTGCAAGGGTATAACcaagcccagctttttatgtgggtgctggggatcattcatgctcaggtcctcatgcctacATGACAAGCTCtttaccctgagccatctccctataTATACCCCTGAGCCATCATTTTAGAATGACGTCTACAGTATACCTATGAGCATATGGTTGAGTAGAACCAAATACAGTTTTTACAGCCTGCTTTACTATTCTATCACTTGAACAATGGCCCTCTTCtgtatttttatctctttataacTTTTTCTATAGACAGAGTCTCATGTCACCCCAGTTGGCCTTTAAGCTTCAACTATGTAatggaggatggccttgaacttatggtcctcctgtctctacctccctaaaTAATACAATTACAGGCAAGCATACCACAGTCTGGATGATAGTTTGAGGGGCAATAGCTTAGTAGTGCTGGGGGTTGAGATCATAGTTTTTATTCCAAATAGTTCAATCCTGATATCttccaaaatatttcttttttgtacatCTATTAGAGATGCCACTCGGCCTCACTCACTGAGCTATGAACCCTGAAGAGAGGCAATGTTGACTCATCTTTGCATTGGGTCAATCCCATCCCCTGCCACACAGTAGGCCACCTGAATGGTAAACTCAGCTGACAAGCACTGCAGCGGCCATTTGAGAATTCATATTGTTCTTATCAGAAGTCAGTGATAggcattattttcttcttttccaggaTTGTATttcaacaaacagaaaaaatttCCAAGATGGAAAACCAATACCAGTTACTGCAAATAGAAAGCAGAGAGTTTCAAGGACTACAGAATAAAATCAGTTTAATTTCAGACAAGGTAATCCATTAATTTACTTGCTTGGGGGAGATGCACTCATCTTCACTACTACCATGCTCACACTTTAGGTCAAAGCTTCTTTAAACTCTCATTATTTTAACTCCTACGTGGGCTTCCTATTTCTTGACATTCTCCCCAAAATCCAAATTAGTTCCTGGAAAGCACTGAAAGTATGGTTGCTCTAGCTGGACatgtagtacacacctttaatcccagcactctgtaggctgaggcaggtaaatctctgagttcaaggagagcctgttctacatagcaagttctagaccaaTCTTTGTTCAGATGGTCCCAGAAAGCTATTGCCATACTGAATTCCCTTGAGGGATTCCTGCATCTCCATTATTTTAGATACTGACTCAGAATATCATCTTCCATATTCATCAAGAATGTGATCCTGGGTGCTTCAGACACatatcagtggttaagagtactggctgcctTACCAGAGGACgtatgttcagttcccagcacccacatggtggctcactgccatctataactccagttccaccaTGCCTTGTTCTGATGTCTGTAGCACtgcatacacacagtgcacatacatacatggcagCAAAACATgtatgcaaataaaatttaaaatgtaaaaaaaaaaaagaaatgtgttctttGTACTCTTGATATTTGGGACAAAAACAAccacaataaaaatataagacaTGGTCTCTTCCTGGAAGGAATATTACATAGTACTTCTGGAATACTGTGCCCAGTCACTGACGTCTGAGTCAGGACTATGCCTGAGGACTTCCGTATGTTTCCCCTTGTTGTAGTGCATGCAGAATGCTTTGCTTCCTAACTAAGTTGCTGCAGGCCAGAACTGTGTCCTGTCTCAGGACAGTGCGGCAAACATTTGATAGCTTAAATAATTATTCCTGGGTCTTTTCATAATCTCTAAAACTCTTATCCATATGAGGGTAGAGACTAGTGAAGTCCATGACATGACCCTTCCAAATATCCCAGCCCATTCTAAGAGATCCTAGAGGCTTATCCTGATCTGCAAATAAACACTGCCATTTGAGGTAACTTGTCTCAACTACTTTTATAAGAATTCATGTTTGCTTTTTTACAATCCAATTCTAGTTCTTTCTCTGGAAGAGgttagcaaaaataataataatgattcaGTCAGAAATGTCAAAAATCACAGGATTTAGGAGAAGTAGCAAATTTTACACTGTTGCAGTTTCCTGAAAGCCAAATAGCCATAAAAATGACATCTATGTTCCTTTccattttcaagaaaaaagaaactccagtatacttcaaaaatgttaacatttctttTGCTGTGCCCTCATGAAAAAGGTATGTTAAATAACTAGGATTATGAGTTAAGTATACATTTTTCCAACATAGGGCTACTCTATTAAATTTGTCAAAAACTAATAGTGATAAATTTTCTGTCCATGTGATTCTGATGTAGTTAAATAATTTCGGAATTTGAACCTTGTATATGTTATGCTCCTGAttgttaaaaaaatgtttctctaatATAAAAGTGATTAAGTAGCTCGGGATTGTTTGTGTCATAAATGCAGCTTGAGTCTACTGAAAGTATCCTGCAGGAAGCTACAGCATCCATGGCTTTGATGACCCAGTTTGAACAGGAAGTATCTGGACTCCAAAGATCCATACATGACATTGAGAATAGTGATGAGATGCTCACACAAAAGATGCAAAACCTTAATGAGAAATTCCAGAACATTACAGATTTCTGGAAGAGAACTCTGGCAGAAATGAGCGATAATACAACCATTTTCAAATCAGAAGCAAAGCATATACATTCTCAAGTTACCATGAAAATTAATTCAGCTGAGCAAAAAATGAAATTGCTCACCAAACGGCTAAAAGATTTGGAAGACAGTACACTACGAAACATCAGAACAGTAAGCAGGCAAGAAGAGGAAGATCTTCTCCAAGTAGAGGCACAGCTCAGCTCTGACACAAAAGCAGTTGAGAAGCTAGAAGAAGAACAGCACTCACTCCTAGCCAGAGATGAAGATCTG from Cricetulus griseus strain 17A/GY chromosome 1 unlocalized genomic scaffold, alternate assembly CriGri-PICRH-1.0 chr1_0, whole genome shotgun sequence includes the following:
- the Ikbip gene encoding inhibitor of nuclear factor kappa-B kinase-interacting protein isoform X1, with protein sequence MSEVKSRKKPGPKGPAAEPEKLSDGRKNPEARGGAGWADPRTGLSLLSLAACLGLAWIVFQQTEKISKMENQYQLLQIESREFQGLQNKISLISDKLESTESILQEATASMALMTQFEQEVSGLQRSIHDIENSDEMLTQKMQNLNEKFQNITDFWKRTLAEMSDNTTIFKSEAKHIHSQVTMKINSAEQKMKLLTKRLKDLEDSTLRNIRTVSRQEEEDLLQVEAQLSSDTKAVEKLEEEQHSLLARDEDLTNKLSNYEPKVEECKAHLPAIENAIHSVLRVSQDLMGTEKKMEDLTMQMFNMEDDMLRAVSEIMEMQKTLEGIQYDNSILKMQNELVVLKGKVHDFIAYSSAKEKETLEKYNLENKGAGDH